The genomic DNA AAAACACTTTCTCTAAAAAAAATCAATCGTTTCGAGCTCTCATGCTTGAATCAAACGTACCAAAGTCCTTCTGGCCTGAAGCTCTTGCTACAACTGCCTATCTTATCAACCATTTGCCCACCAAAGCTTTCAATCTCAAAACTCCTATAGATACTCTCTCTGAATTCACTAAGATCCCAACCCCTCTAACTCTCGAACCACGTGTTTTCGGGTGTTCTGTCTTTGCACACATCCCTAAAACTGATCGACACAAACTCAGCCCATGTGCCGAGAAGTGTGTCTTTATAGGGTATGAGGTTAATCAAATGGGACACAGGTGCTACAGTCCAAAAAGGCGTCATGTTATAACCACCATGAATTGTGACTTCCTTGAGTCCGAATTTTTCTATAATTCCCATCTCATCGGTCAGGGGGAGAAAGAACATGGGGAGAAAGAACATGGTGACACTCTCTGATCGACACAAACTCGGCCCATGTGCCGAGAAGTGTGTCTTTATAGGGTATGAGGTTAATCAAATGGGACACAGGTGCTACAGTCCAAAAAGGCGTCATGTTATAACCACCATGAATTGTGACTTCCTTGAGACCGAATTTTTCTATAATTCCCATCTCATCGGTCAGTGGGAGAAAGAACATGGGGAGAAAGAACATGGTGACACTCTAAGTTGGCTAAACTGGTTTCCCTCACACGGAGAAAAGGAGATGGAAGCACAAGACGAGTCACCTCACAGACAGTCTGAAGAAACACCCAACAGTGCCACCCCAATGTCTCCCGAACTGGTGTCCAAGGTAAGTAAATCTCAAAATCATGATCCCATTTTTGATTGTGAACCTACTCCTGAATCTAGTCCTGAAGATGCTACTAACCATGAGAACCACGAGGCAATAATTGGTGACAATGATTCAGGTCAAGGGACAAATGTCGAAGCCAGTGAAGGTGAAAGTCCTAAAGCGGCAACAAAATACACTCTTCCACCAAGGTCGAGTAGTGGAGTACCTCCAAAGCGGTATTCTCCAGAGAAGGAAGCTCGAAAGTCTAGATATCCTATGGCTAATATAGCCACAGGAAACTTGTCCAAGGAAGCCCAAGCTTTTTCCGCTACTTTATATTCTGAACAAACTCCTACCACAATTGAGGAAGCCTTGAAGTCACAACACTGGAAGGATGCTATGGAAATTGAAATGGATGCATTAGCAAAGAATAACACGTGGAATAAATGTGTCCTTCCTCCCGTAAAAAAGTCTGTTGGATGTCGATGGGTGattacaatcaaacacaaaccaGATGGAACCATTAAATGATACAAGGCCAGACTAGTCGCGAAGGGTTACACTCAAACGTATGGGATTGACTATGCCGGGACCTTCTCACTTGTGGCCAAGATCGACACTATCAGAGTCCTTTTTCTATAACCTCGCAAATAAAGAATGGCCTCTTCATCAGTTTGATGTAAAGAATGCCTTTTTACATGGAGAATGAAAGGAAGAAGTGTACATGGATGCTCCTCCAGGATTTACAGGATCTTTCAAAAACAGAGAAGTATGTCGCCTTAAAAAATCTTTGTACGGGTTAAAACAATCTCCCAGGGCATGGTTTGGTAGATTTACACTTGCTATGAAAAAGTATGGATACAAGCAAAGTAACTCGGATCACACGCTCTTTCTCAAACAGAGAAATGGACATATTACGTGTTTGATTATCTATGTCGGTGACATGATCATAACTGGAGATGATAAAGAAGAAATTGCTCTTCTAAGGGAGAACCTGTTTACCGAATTTGAAATGAAGGACTTGGGGAGGCTGAATACTTCCTTGGCATAGAAGTGCTGAGATCCAAGCGAGGAATCTTCATCTGTCAAAAAAGGTATGTCCTCGATTTTTTGGCAGAAACAGGAATGATTGATTGTAAACCGGCAGAGACCCCAATGATAGCAAATCAGAAACTTCAAATGGAACTCAAAGCCAAACTAGCTGATAAAGAGAGATATCAATGGTTGGTAGGGAAGCTAATATATCTCTCTCATACTCAACCAGATATAGCACATGCAGTTGGTGTAGTTAGTCAATTCATGCACCAACCACAAGTCGCTCACATGGAAGTCGTCTTGAGAATTATTAGATATCTCAAAGGTACCGTCGGTCATGGGGTCTTGTTTCAACCAAACGGAAATTTGAATGTCGAAGCGTATACTGATGCAGATTGGGCCGGAGATAAAGGGGATCGAAGATCAATGTCTAGTTACTTCACCTTGATAGAGGAAATCTTGTCACATGGAGAATCAAAAAACAGAAAGTTGTTGCTTTGTCAAGTGATGAAGCAGAGTTCAGAGGGATAGCTTGGGGTTTGGCAGAAATTTTATGGATTCGAAAACTTTTGACAGAGGTCGGTTTTTCCCCATCAGAACCCAGCAAACTTATGAGTGACAATGAAGCTGCAATTCAAATTTCTGAGAATCCTGTCCAGCATGATAGAACAAAACATGTGGAGGTTGATAGACACTTCATCAAAGAGAAATTGGAAGAGGGGATCATTGAGCTGCCATTTGTTCAATCCAAAGACCAGTTAGCAGATATACTGACAAAGGAGGTAAATGGGCGAATCTTTAATGCCTGTTTGAGCAAGTTGAGCATCGGGAATCacactactcaacttgagggcGAGTGTTAGAAAAAAAAGGAATGTATTGTGATAAAATCATGGAGGGATCAACTCTACATCATTTCCCTGTTTATCGAAAATCTACAGCTAATGTACAGTCTTGATGCCAGCCTTAACGTTTCCTTTTATTTCTCATATTTCTGTGTATTTATAGAGGTCTGATGTTTCATTGTAAAACACAAGAAAATCAATACAATCAAACATTATTCCTTCCAATTCTTATTCTCTGTTCCTCAATAAAAAACTGTAGATGGCATATTCAGTGGGAATTTCGGGATCCTGATTAATGACGGTTAACGCTTCTAACCGTTATTTTGACACTAACTTGCAGGTAAAGTGTGTTGACTAAGTAACTCCTGGAGATATGGTCAAGAATGGATTACACCATTTGTGCAAGGGGCTTTAAAAATACATAGAGAAAGATTTACACATTAGCTGACATTGCAAATACACCTCATATGGGCGGTAGCTATTAGTAAACATCAAAACTGAAAAAACTTGCAAGATAAGATCAaataaggctggagggtgtggttgaagccccctaggggctttatcaggcCAAGTAGGATCCACGTCAGCTATGGAGCCCCCCTTTAATTTGCagggtgtggatggagccccctattaaacaaaattaaaacaaaaaattg from Helianthus annuus cultivar XRQ/B chromosome 7, HanXRQr2.0-SUNRISE, whole genome shotgun sequence includes the following:
- the LOC110926631 gene encoding uncharacterized mitochondrial protein AtMg00810-like; the encoded protein is MIDCKPAETPMIANQKLQMELKAKLADKERYQWLVGKLIYLSHTQPDIAHAVGVVSQFMHQPQVAHMEVVLRIIRYLKGTVGHGVLFQPNGNLNVEAYTDADWAGDKGDRRSMSSYFTLIEEILSHGESKNRKLLLCQVMKQSSEG